In one window of Accipiter gentilis chromosome 28, bAccGen1.1, whole genome shotgun sequence DNA:
- the TBP gene encoding TATA-box-binding protein, giving the protein MDQNNSLPPYAQGLASPQGAMTPGIPIFSPMMPYGTGLTPQPVQSTNSLSILEEQQRQQQQQQAAQQSTSQQATQGTSGQTPQLFHSQTLTTAPLPGTTPLYPSPMTPMTPITPATPASESSGIVPQLQNIVSTVNLGCKLDLKTIALRARNAEYNPKRFAAVIMRIREPRTTALIFSSGKMVCTGAKSEEQSRLAARKYARVVQKLGFPAKFLDFKIQNMVGSCDVKFPIRLEGLVLTHQQFSSYEPELFPGLIYRMIKPRIVLLIFVSGKVVLTGAKVRAEIYEAFENIYPILKGFRKTT; this is encoded by the exons ATGGATCAGAACAACAGCTTGCCACCCTACGCTCAAGGCTTAGCCTCTCCTCAG GGTGCAATGACTCCAGGAATTCCAATTTTTAGCCCAATGATGCCATATGGCACAGGACTGACACCACAGCCTGTCCAGAGCACCAACAGTCTGTCCATCCTAGAGGaacagcagcggcagcagcagcagcaacaagcaGCGCAGCAATCTACATCACAGCAAGCGACACAGGGAACATCTGGTCAAACTCCCCAGCTCTTCCACTCACAGACTCTTACCACAGCCCCTTTACCGGGAACCACACCTCTGTACCCCTCTCCAATGACTCCGATGACTCCAATAACTCCTGCAACACCGGCGTCCGAGAGCTCTGGGATAGTGCCACAGCTACA GAATATTGTGTCCACGGTGAATCTTGGCTGCAAACTTGACCTAAAAACTATTGCGCTTCGTGCCCGAAATGCTGAATATAATCCCAAG cgttttgctgctgttattatGAGAATAAGAGAGCCACGTACTACTGCACTTATATTCAGCTCTGGAAAAATGGTGTGCACAGGAGCAAAAAG TGAGGAGCAATCCAGACTGGCAGCAAGGAAGTATGCAAGAGTTGTTCAGAAACTGGGTTTTCCAGCAAAATTTTtggattttaaaattcagaacatGGTGGGCAGCTGTGATGTGAAATTTCCCATCAGATTAGAAGGACTGGTACTCACACACCAGCAGTTCAGCAG CTACGAGCCAGAATTGTTTCCTGGTTTAATCTACAGAATGATCAAGCCAAGAATTGTTctgcttatttttgtttctggaaaAGTGGTTTTAACTG GTGCTAAAGTAAGAGCAGAAATCTACGAAGCATTTGAAAACATCTATCCTATTTTAAAGGGATTCAGAAAGACAACGTAA
- the PDCD2 gene encoding programmed cell death protein 2, translated as MAAGVELGFAEAAGPAGAWRLRSACFPSKVGGRPAWLGEAGLPGPAALRCGRCQQPCAFLLQLYAPLPDRPDAFHRTLFVFACRGAACYRLPGPRGPLCVFRNQLPRRNDTYPAEPPPEEPPPGLAAAPPPLRLRSGAALCRVCGCLGPRVCGRCRRAAYCGPQHQALDWRRGHRRSCGKHAAGDDSADAIPEHNEFLFPEYEILIEPEEPEFPADSSVDPDDEQGAVDTSKNLKEQGELGATGSAGEAFQSLDEETLEAMAKHETEEDKIFQMFKERVAAEPEQIIRYCRGREGPIWVSSENIPDEKDIPNCSCGAKRIFEFQIMPQLLNHLQVDSLGESIDWGTLVVYTCADNCGGGNEYLEEFIWKQDFSAGSI; from the exons ATGGCGGCCGGCGTGGAGCTGGGCTtcgcggaggcggcggggccggccggtgCCTGGCGGTTGCGCAGCGCCTGCTTCCCCAGCAAGGTCGGGGGTCGGCCGGCGTGGTTGGGCGAAGCCGGGttgccgggccccgccgcccttCGCTGCGGCCGTTGTCAGCAGCCCTGCGCCTTCCTTCTCCAACTCTACGCGCCGCTGCCCGACCGCCCCGACGCCTTCCACCGTACCCTCTTCGTCTTCGCCTGCCGCGGCGCCGCCTGCTACCGCCTGCCGGGCCCGCGGGGGCCGCTCTGCG TGTTTCGGAACCAGCTGCCGCGGCGAAACGACACCTACCCCGCCGAGCCGCCCCCCGAGGAGCCGCCCCCGGGCctcgccgccgctccgccgccgctccggctccGCAGCGGTGCCGCTCTCTGCCGCGTCTGCGGCTGCCTGGGGCCCCGCGTCTGCGGGAGGTGCCGCCGCGCTGCCTACTGCGGCCCCCAGCACCAGGCCCTGGACTGGCGGCGGGGGCACCGGAGGTCCTGCGGGAAGCACGCCGCTGGAG atGATTCGGCGGATGCAATTCCAGAGCATAATGAGTTCCTTTTTCCAGAATATGAAATTTTGATAGAACCTGAGGAACCAGAATTTCCTGCTGACAGCAGTGTAGATCCCGATGATGAACAAGGAGCTGTAGATACTTCAAAGAACCTGAAAGAACAAGGGGAACTCGGAGCTACAGGCAGTGCAG gtGAAGCATTTCAATCCTTAGATGAAGAGACACTGGAAGCAATGGCAAAACATGAGACTGAAGAAGACAAGATCTTCCAAATGTTTAAAGAACGAGTAGCTGCTGAACCAGAGCAG ATTATTAGATACTGCAGAGGACGAGAAGGCCCAATCTGGGTATCAAGTGAAAATATTCCTGATGAAAAAGATATCCCAAATTGTTCATGTGGTGCCAAAAGGATTTTTGAATTCCAG aTTATGCCACAGCTCCTGAATCACCTCCAAGTTGACAGCCTTGGAGAGAGCATTGACTGGGGAACGCTGGTGGTGTACACATGTGCTGACAACTGCGGTGGGGGAAATGAATACCTGGAAGAGTTCATATGGAAACAAGACTTCTCTGCAGGCTCTATTTAA